ttacccatctagtattcttgcctggaaaagttcatggacagaggagcttagtgggctacagtccatggggtcacaaagagtcagacatcactaaGCAATAACAGACTCATGTAATAGTCGAATCTTCCAGTGTTCAGAATTGCagtcttttattttctgctaTCCTTCCCTTGCTAACAATGGTACCTGACTTCTCACCCAGAAAGGAGCCAGAAGGGAAATGGCAAGATTCATGATTCATTATGATTCAGTTACCTGATATCATGTTTCCTAGGTTTGTTAAATACTTAAAACAATACTTAAAGCTGATTCTTTCATTGGGTGCTTTCattaattatttgaagaaatttctTTCCATCTTTGACCTCTCCACTTGATTTTGATCTTGAAGAGACAGCAGTGAGTAGTcttgaatcttagttccctgcctagAAATTGGATTTAGGTggcctggatgaaaaccaggaatcctagctgCTAGTCCACCAGCAGCTGGAGACTAGAAACAGTTTCCCTGGCTCTTGCCTCTTGTGAGAAATGAATTTCTCAAGGAAGCAAAAACTGCAAAAATAAGTACAAAGTTTATTATCAGAGATACAGCATAACAtgtgggagagcacacagagacATAGTTTGCTTATTTAAGACAAAATCAAGCCAAAAATACACAACCAGAGAGAAAGGATGTGAGTGTCCTTCATAATGAGGAAGATCGCAGTAAGAGGTGATTTAAATCACTTACATAGGGTAGTTCTCCCCGgtctttgtttaaaaatgaaactgttaattgctcagtcatgtccaactccctgagaccccatgaactatagtccaccaggctcctctgtccatggaattctccaggcatgaagaattttcaagaatactggaatgggtggccattcccttctccaagggatcttcctgacccagggattgaacctgggtctcctgcactgcaggcagattttttaccacttgagccaccagggagtccagTTTTAGTCTATCTTTGCGCAattatcttgttttctttttcacaccTGTCCTGCCCTAAGACCCTCCCCAATATGCTTGTGCAACTTTTTCCTAAGATGGATTCTACCACACAGACCTGTGGGAGTCTCGGCATCACGTGCCATGGGGCAGCAACCCCTCCTTTCTGTACCCTTTTTGCTGTCAGGGAAGTTTCCTTGATCTTAGGAAACTTCTGCATGTTATCTCTTTACTCCAGCAAAGCTCAGCGtttgccactagctttgtccttggaatCTCTGAGGGAAAACAAAGCTTCAGTTGTACTCCAATTGACAAACACTAGTTGTCCAGCCCAGGAGTCCATCTATTTCCTACATCAATTTtaactaatatatttttatgtgattGCTTTTGACTCTGTCTACATCCCAGATCCCCTTTACATTCTTCTGGTCAGGATCTACAGCCACATCACACCAGCTCTCTCTAACATGTAGCCATTCAGGAAATAGGCAGCCTTTCTGTGTGAAACAAATGTCCTACCTCAAAACAGCAATAGTCTCCTACTCAATCCTGCTATCAGAACAGCAAGGTAACTTTCATTGCTCTATTTAAATTTCCAGGGGTAATAAGGAACTgatcttctgtgtctctttctccCCACAACTTAGGGGACCTATGATTTCTGAGTAGAAACCTTGTGGAAACTCTCCTTTCATTCAGGGACAGTGGGATGCACCTCTGTATTCCTTTCTTTTGTatgaggggtgggggatgggataGCTCTTTCCAGGGGGTCTCTTCAGAAACCTTTATTTAAATCCTCTAATTTAACTCTTTTAAATCTTTGATTAGAACAGAGTTTCTTAACCTCAGCAGTGCTAACAGCTGAATACAAATGTGCTGATCTGAGTTCTGAATAAGTAAGGCATCACTGAACAAAATAGTGATAGCAATTTCTTTCAGCGTTTGGAAGCACTCACTTTCCAGCTCCTGCTTGGTTAGGGACCTATGGGGCACATGCAGGTGTGTACACACAGCCTGTTTACAGTGACCATAGATTATAGAGACATTTGTTGAGGAGGTTGAAAATGATAAGCCCTTATATtcttaatagagaaaaaaataatccattatatatgagtatgtatgtaaatttgtatatgtattgctttaatgttgctgttgtttagtcactcagtcgtgtctgactcttatgaccccatggactataggccaccaggcttctctgtccatgggatttaccaggcaagaatactggaatgggttgccatttcattcaccaatgtatatgtattatttctGACTAATAAATGTTGACCAATTTCCTAATTAACAGACTCATGGGGAGAAAGAAGTGTTTTTTCTGAGATAAGATGTATTTGTTTAAGCTATTAATATAAGTTTTTAAGTAAGCTATTGATATCTAAGTAAATTATAAACTATAAACTCGTTTTGATATTTattggaaattaaaagacacttattccttggaagaaaagctatgacaaacctagatagcctattaaaaagagagacttcactttgccgacaaagatccatgtagtcagagctatgttttttccactggtcaagtacagatgggagagttggactataaagaaggctgtgtgctgaagaattgatacttttgaactgtaatgctggagaatactcttgagagtgccttggacagcaaggagatcaaaccagtcaatcctaaaggaaatcaaccatgaatatccattggaaggactgatgctgaagctgaagctccaatagtctggccacctgatgtgaagaaccaactcattggaaaaacccctgatgctgtgagagacagagggcaggaggagaaggggatgacagaggataagatggttggatggcataacctaCTGaaaggacacaagtttgagcaaactctagcagactgtgaaagacagggaggcctggcatgctgcagtccatggggtcacaaagagcaggacatgactcagcaactgaacaatgaacaacaagtCTTTTTCTAGAGCCCACATTTAagcaatgtcatatgatatttatctttcccaGTCTGGCATACCTCAAGAAGTTGTAATGCTAATAGTGATGTCAGTTAGAGAAGCAGTATTTGCAGTGGTTGGGTACAAACACTGGAGACAGACTAGTATTGAATCTCACTTGGATCATTATGTGAGTTACTTTGAACGATTTATTTCATTCTCTATACTTCATAAGATTGttagaaagattaaatgaattaatgcaaAATAATTTAGAACTGAATCTGGCACTTTTAGGAAACAGATACTACAATTAGTATTATAttagtaataattattattatagaaaATGATTCCTAGCTTAATCTTCCTCTGCAAAGTTTTGTCTAATCACTCAATTGACTCCAATAGTTATCTTTCTATGAATGAAATTGATTTTTGTTAGATGTATTGTTACACATTTGTTCTGTCCTATACGTTTTGAATCTCCATTCCTGATCTTttacttcccccaccccccagtaaATCTACCTTTGTGATGATAATTATGATGTTTAGGATAACAACATCaacaatgatgataataacaaCACTGTGGGTGATAGTCTAGGACTACAATGATCATTATAGTTTAAAGCCAAACGTGGAAGTCACATTTTGATGTGGTGAAACATGTGAACAATGGCTCTACGGATCTCCTTTGTCTTGGCGCTATAAATGAGAGGGTTGAGCACAGGAGGCACGAAGAGGTAGATGTTGGACAAAAGGACATGTATGTAGCGTGGAATATTTTTCCCAAAGCGGTGCACCATGGAGACCCCAATCATTGGTACATAAAATGCAAGTACAGCCAAGATATGTGACACACATGTGTTGAGAGCTTTGAGGCGTTCCTCACGGGAGGCAATGGCCATGACTGAGTGCAGAATGAGCACATAGGAGAGGAAGATAAATAACAAGTCCATGCCAAACGTGGAAATAAGAACAAAGAGTCCATAGATGATATTGATTGTGATGTCAGCACAAGCCAGCTTCATCATGTCTGGGTGGAGGCAGTAGGAGTGGGAAAGGACATTGGACCTGCAGATAGGCAGCCTCTGGatgaggaagggaagaggaaaaagggTGATGAAGCTCCGAGCAGTCACTGCTAAACCCATTCCAGTGATGACTTCGTTAGTGAGCACAGTGGCATAGCGCAAGGGATCACaaatggccacatagcggtcaaagCTCATGGCCAGCAGAATGCCTGACTCCATCATGGAGAAGGAATGAATGAGGAACATCTGGATTAGGCAGGCATCAAAATCAATGGTGCGGGCATTGAGACAGAAGGTTCTGAGAACGGTAGGCAGTGTGGCCATGGACATGGCCATGTCGCTGAAAGACAGCATGGACAGGAAGTAGTACATGGGCTGATGCAGGCTGGGCTCCACtctcacagcttgcaggatcaCTGTGTTGCCCCCAAGAGCCACAGCATACATCACACAGAGGGGTCCTGCTAGCCAGAATTGAGAGCTCTCCAGGCCAGGGATACCAGTCAGAAGGAAAAAGGCAGGGTGAGTGATATTGAACAACCCCATGGCAGGAGGAAACCAGAGAGCTTTTCAGGGTCAGACCTTCTGATTTAGTGATTTCTGAGAGCTGCACTTACTGGAAGAGGAGGAACCAGAGAGTAAAAGACAGAGCAGATGGTGTCTACACAGTTTAAACTGAGGCGTTCATGAAATCACTTGCGTTGGAAAAATACAGGCAAACTTCTTTTCTTCATAGTTCATGATCATCAAGTCATAGGCTGGGCTACTGTTTCCCTCTGTTTTATGGAATAAGGAAGATATTgacaaatgtttaaatatatcAAGTCATAGGCTGGGCTACATATTCCCTTTGTTTTATGAAAGAAGGACAATATTGGCAAATACTTAGATGTGTCAATTAGTTACAAAGAAAATGTTCACACTATGGTATCTACAATTTTAATCACATCTTTGAATGGAAATAGGTTAATTAAACTTCATAGAGAACTATTACAAAATGACATTGGGAGTTTGACTCATTAGTAACTTTAcaagtatttaaatttttccttcaCAGTGTTGATTCTTACATGTCACTAATTAATGATAGCGTACCCCAGAGCTAGTCTGAACTATGATATATGTTTGGTTAGGGAGGAGACGGGCCAGTGGGACTTCGATGAAATTGACTGCCAGTGGATATCAGCTTTTTACTAGCAGAGCTGCTGcaaaaaagcaacaaagaaaCCTTGTATTTATGCAAAGGTGTGAAGTTGTTCCTGTCTGGGGAAAATTTATGAATTCTCCTCTAAATCTGGTATAGGTATACTAACATTCAGGTTGTCTAAAGACcatagtttttttatttatttattttttttctaattttattttatttttaaactttacataattgtattagttttgccaaatatcaaaatgaatccacaggtatacatgtgtcaaaCATGGATGACTATGACATAGATTTAAAACTATGATCCTTACATCAGCTATATTCAATTAAAAGCTGATGAATATAGCTGATCATAGATCATTTTAAATCTATGTCATAGTCATCCATGTTTAGATACGctcatttatttatggctataGTTTATGActaactgatttatttttctctggggacttttgtatacttttttatATATCCTGAGaacttttatatatctttttctcaGAATTAATAAAATGAGAACAAAGTTAGATCATGTGTGCTGGCTCAGCTGTTAGTCTGAGTCGTGGAATTGGTGGTGATCACTTCTCtcctatttttctgaaactttcttgtGCCCAAGTCCTGCTTACCTTCCTCAACTTGCAGCAATGTTAGTGAATCATAGAAACATTGATCTCAAGGAATCTGACTCTGGAAAGGGACAGTCTAGAGAAGTACGGTGAATCACTCGGAGTTACATAAGCAGTTAGTGGCTGTTCCAGGATTAGAACCCCAAGTCAAAGGAGATATTCTGTTCACCCCCTTATTCTGTTCACTCAGCTAAGATACTGCCTCCACGCAGTGTCTCTCTCTTCTTCACCCTCCCCTTTTCCCAGTGTAACCCTTTCTTGGGGCAGGGTTAAACCCTTTCAGGACAGTCAGCTAGTTCACCCCTACTGGCTTTCAGAACTCACCAGAGAACAGAATGACAAGAGACATCCATGGAACAACACATTCTTCTCTCCATCTGCTCAAGTGCGTTCGTGCCTGCCTGTTTTATATCTCACTCTAAGCCCCAGGAGGAGAGCAGTGGTGCTGACTTTGTGCCTGAAAACTCGTTAGGAAGATTTTATTCTCTTGAGGACTTTCATGACTACTGACCATAAGCACTTTTAGCTGAAAAAGAACTCTGCAATCTGCCACACCAGTTCTCTCCCCAGTGCAAGACGCTGCTTGGTGAAGGCTGGGCAGGCATGTAAGACAGGAGCTCATTATCTTTAATGAAATCCCAGAATTATGTGACATATTGACCTAGCTGAACAAATAAGGTATAATCAGAAAATAACTAAGTTTTCTTATCCTGGTGAATTTATTGAAAATgcttagttcttttttaaaattaatttttattggactataattgatttacaatgttgtgttggtttctactgcaCAGGAAAGTgaattagtttatatatatatatatatatatatatgtatgtatatatgcatgtatatatatatatattgcctcTCCTTTGGATtcccttcctatttaggtcaccacagagcactgagctatatagtaggttctcattagttatctgttttatacaaagTATCAATAGTTCTTTGCCTTCACCTTTGTAGAACTATATATTCTTCTGATTAGAAGCGACACCACCACCATGAAAACTCTCTCTAAAATGTAGCCACCCAGGAAAGGGTTAACTTTCTTGTGTATAACTAATGCCCTACCTCAAAATGGCAATAGTCTTCTATTTAGTCCTGCTATCTGAAGAGTGAGATGGCTTTTATCACACTACTTAAATTTTCAAGTGTAATAAGAAACGAGTCTGCTATGTCTCTTTTCCCCTACAACTCAGAGGACACATGCTCCTGAGTAGAATCTTTGAGGAAACTCTCTTTTTATTCAAGAACAGTGGGATGTACCTCCATATCCCTTTCTCTTGCATGTAGGATGTAGGATGTGGGATGGGAGACAGCTCTTTCCAATGATTCTCTTCAGAAATCTTTGTTTAGATCCTCTAATTCATAACTCTTTTACACCTTTGATTAGGGCAGAGTTTAGAGGATAAaacgtctgcccacaatgcgggagacctgggttcaatccctgggtagggaagatcccctggagaaggaaatggcaacccactccagtactcttgcctggaaaatcccatggacggaggaacctgataggctatagtccacggggtcgcaaagagtcggacacgactgagcaacttcacttcacttcacttctcaacCTCAGCAGTGTTAACAATTTGTTGTGAATAATTCTTTATTGTGATGTGATGTCTTGTGCATTGTAAGAATTCTAGCAGTATCACTGGCCTTCACCTAACAGATGCTCCCAATATGCCCCCAATATGACAATAAAAGATGCCACCAGGCTTTGACAAGTGTGCCATGAAGTACAAAAGAACTtttggttgagaaccactgaatttTGCAAAGGAGTGTATAAGTCAGCTAACTGGTTCTATGAAAATCAAAATTTCCCATGAttgttcattaaaaatataatagccATTATCTTCACATGTGAACCAGTCTAAGATACACAGgatccatttaaaaattctgtgtcATGTACAAAGCATCTCAAACTCTTAGCACATTAGAATTTCTCATCTCAAAAGTGTGGTTTGTGCATGaattagaaaagaatttccagacatgaggcagaatgagaggTGAATAGAGCTTATTAGAGAGagagatgctgttagaacagtgggCTGTCTCAAAGGAAAGCAGACCCCTTTCAAGGGCTactagccaatttttatagcctcaagacaaaatTCCTCCAGGAAcagtggcattaggtgattggttaggatgcTATAGAGTGGGTATTTTACTTAATATGGTGTCAGAGAGTTGGCTGGGGTAAGTCAGGGGGCTTGGTAATTGTTGCTATGGGGCTTGGTCAGTTCTGGAGAATTTTGTCCTGTAACTTTGGTAAAGGGTTCCACATCTGTGGCCTTAGTACAAGGTTCCCCACCTGTGACCTTGGTGTAGGGTTCAACAATAATCTCTCAGCTCAAATCCttattacatttctttctttcttttttaactgaacCTCTTGCAGATTTTCAAACAAATATGCCATTTCATGACGTTGTGCTTCTGTATTTGGTCTTTATCATGTCCTCTGCTGGGAATTTTTACCACCTAAAACATTTCCTAGTGAACCCTACAGCTGTAAGAAC
The Bos mutus isolate GX-2022 unplaced genomic scaffold, NWIPB_WYAK_1.1 CTG200, whole genome shotgun sequence DNA segment above includes these coding regions:
- the LOC102270236 gene encoding olfactory receptor 51I2 encodes the protein MGLFNITHPAFFLLTGIPGLESSQFWLAGPLCVMYAVALGGNTVILQAVRVEPSLHQPMYYFLSMLSFSDMAMSMATLPTVLRTFCLNARTIDFDACLIQMFLIHSFSMMESGILLAMSFDRYVAICDPLRYATVLTNEVITGMGLAVTARSFITLFPLPFLIQRLPICRSNVLSHSYCLHPDMMKLACADITINIIYGLFVLISTFGMDLLFIFLSYVLILHSVMAIASREERLKALNTCVSHILAVLAFYVPMIGVSMVHRFGKNIPRYIHVLLSNIYLFVPPVLNPLIYSAKTKEIRRAIVHMFHHIKM